The following are encoded together in the Lathyrus oleraceus cultivar Zhongwan6 chromosome 3, CAAS_Psat_ZW6_1.0, whole genome shotgun sequence genome:
- the LOC127132280 gene encoding probable serine/threonine-protein kinase WNK9 isoform X1: MNGVTHLETDDDSDFVEVDPTGRYGRYNEILGKGASKTVYRAFDEYQGIEVAWNQIKLYDFLQNPEDLERLYCEIHLLKTLKHRNIMKFYTSWVDTSNRNINFVTEFFTSGTLRQYRLKHKKVNIRAVKHWCRQILQGLLYLHSHDPPVIHRDLKCDNIFINGNQGEVKIGDLGLAAILRKSHAAHCVGTPEFMAPEVYEEEYNELVDIYSFGMCVLEMVTFEYPYSECSHPAQIYKKVSSGKKPDALYKVKDPETREFVEKCLATVSLRLSARELLDDPFLRIDDYEYNLGSVDVEEFVDLGPLVSQSFFSLDRSYSNISTEYSNGFGYEADCYSHPAEIEHGIELFECQDDETSKDVDISIKGKRKDDGGIFLRLRIADKEGRIRNIYFPFDIELDTALSVATEMVAELDITDQDVTRIAGMIDGEIASLVPKWRRGPGVEEAANYENQIFCENCVSNHTTVTDFLSRNQSGKNLQLLQCCMHGCASMHGRFEEITFQSEEYDNHVSEEAPNISSESDFLQYQESWSHHQESRELSPVESTQSPSDEHYELGNHSTIGSLHCGVENDYEKEIQHELRWLKAKYQMELRELRDKQIGLEPKSPHTSSNIKHETTSETVNGFDNYRDYDSREHKSQPDLETRRAQNCGAVYCDEENMATAKSFYRRLLLQETLHRSVSLPVDAVDV; this comes from the exons ATGAATGGTGTAACACACCTTGAAACAGATGATGACTCAGATTTTGTTGAAGTTGATCCAACCGGTAGATATGGCAGA TACAATGAAATTCTCGGTAAAGGAGCTTCTAAAACAGT ATACAGAGCATTTGATGAGTATCAAGGGATTGAAGTTGCTTGGAATCAAATCAAACTATATGATTTTCTGCAAAATCCTGAAGATCTTGAGAGGCTTTACTGTGAAATTCATCTTCTCAAGACATTGAAACACAGAAACATAATGAAATTCTACACTTCTTGGGTTGATACTTCCAATAGGAATATCAACTTTGTCACTGAATTCTTTACTTCCGGTACTCTTAGACA GTATAGGTTAAAGCACAAGAAGGTTAACATAAGAGCAGTGAAGCATTGGTGTAGGCAGATCCTGCAAGGACTTTTATATCTTCATAGCCATGATCCACCTGTGATTCATAGAGATCTTAAATGTGATAATATTTTCATTAATGGTAATCAAGGGGAAGTTAAGATTGGGGATCTTGGTTTGGCTGCGATTCTCCGGAAATCACATGCTGCTCATTGTGTAG GAACGCCCGAGTTCATGGCGCCAGAAGTATATGAAGAGGAGTATAATGAATTAGTTGACATATATTCCTTTGGTATGTGCGTGTTAGAAATGGTCACATTTGAATATCCGTATAGCGAATGCAGCCATCCGGCACAAATCTACAAGAAAGTTTCTTCT GGGAAAAAACCAGACGCTTTGTATAAAGTGAAAGATCCTGAAACGCGAGAGTTTGTTGAGAAATGTCTTGCAACTGTATCTCTAAGGCTCTCTGCGAGGGAGCTTCTTGACGACCCTTTTCTTCGAATTGATGATTACGAATATAATTTGGGATCGGTAGATGTTGAAGAGTTTGTTGACTTGGGTCCTCTTGTTAGTCAGTCATTCTTTTCACTCGATCGTAGCTATAGTAACATAAGTACCGAATACTCAAATGGTTTCGGGTATGAAGCAGATTGTTATTCTCATCCGGCTGAGATTGAACACGGAATTGAACTTTTCGAGTGCCAAGACGATGAAACCTCCAAAGATGTTGACATAAGCATCAAAGGCAAGAGGAAAGACGACGGTGGCATCTTTTTGAGACTAAGAATCGCAGACAAAGAAG GTCGTATCCGAAAcatttatttcccatttgacaTAGAATTGGATACAGCATTAAGTGTAGCAACCGAAATGGTTGCAGAACTTGACATTACCGATCAAGATGTTACCAGAATAGCCGGTATGATAGACGGAGAAATCGCGTCGTTGGTACCAAAATGGAGGCGAGGACCGGGAGTCGAGGAAGCCGCCAACTATGAAAACCAAATTTTCTGCGAAAATTGTGTTTCTAATCATACTACAGTTACGGATTTTCTTTCCCGTAATCAAAGTGGAAAAAACTTGCAGCTTCTTCAATGCTGCATGCATGGATGTGCTTCAATGCACGGCCgttttgaagagattacattccAATCCGAGGAGTACGACAACCACGTCAGCGAGGAAGCGCCTAACATATCAAGCGAATCTGACTTTTTACAGTATCAAGAATCGTGGAGTCATCATCAAGAAAGCCGCGAACTGAGTCCAGTAGAGTCTACTCAAAGCCCTTCAGACGAACATTACGAACTAGGAAACCATTCTACCATCGGTTCACTACATTGCGGAGTCGAGAATGATTATGAGAAAGAGATACAACACGAGTTGAGATGGCTGAAAGCAAAATATCAAATGGAGTTAAGGGAGCTTAGGGATAAACAAATAGGACTAGAACCAAAATCGCCGCATACGAGCAGCAACATAAAGCACGAAACAACATCAGAAACAGTAAACGGATTCGATAATTACCGGGATTACGATTCTCGAGAGCACAAGAGCCAACCCGATTTGGAGACCCGAAGGGCTCAAAATTGCGGCGCGGTGTATTGCGACGAAGAAAATATGGCTACTGCAAAGAGTTTCTACAGAAGGCTGTTGCTTCAAGAGACTCTACACAGAAGTGTTTCACTTCCTGTTGATGCTGTGGATGTATAA
- the LOC127132280 gene encoding probable serine/threonine-protein kinase WNK9 isoform X2, whose protein sequence is MMTQILLKLIQPVDMAEYRAFDEYQGIEVAWNQIKLYDFLQNPEDLERLYCEIHLLKTLKHRNIMKFYTSWVDTSNRNINFVTEFFTSGTLRQYRLKHKKVNIRAVKHWCRQILQGLLYLHSHDPPVIHRDLKCDNIFINGNQGEVKIGDLGLAAILRKSHAAHCVGTPEFMAPEVYEEEYNELVDIYSFGMCVLEMVTFEYPYSECSHPAQIYKKVSSGKKPDALYKVKDPETREFVEKCLATVSLRLSARELLDDPFLRIDDYEYNLGSVDVEEFVDLGPLVSQSFFSLDRSYSNISTEYSNGFGYEADCYSHPAEIEHGIELFECQDDETSKDVDISIKGKRKDDGGIFLRLRIADKEGRIRNIYFPFDIELDTALSVATEMVAELDITDQDVTRIAGMIDGEIASLVPKWRRGPGVEEAANYENQIFCENCVSNHTTVTDFLSRNQSGKNLQLLQCCMHGCASMHGRFEEITFQSEEYDNHVSEEAPNISSESDFLQYQESWSHHQESRELSPVESTQSPSDEHYELGNHSTIGSLHCGVENDYEKEIQHELRWLKAKYQMELRELRDKQIGLEPKSPHTSSNIKHETTSETVNGFDNYRDYDSREHKSQPDLETRRAQNCGAVYCDEENMATAKSFYRRLLLQETLHRSVSLPVDAVDV, encoded by the exons ATGATGACTCAGATTTTGTTGAAGTTGATCCAACCGGTAGATATGGCAGA ATACAGAGCATTTGATGAGTATCAAGGGATTGAAGTTGCTTGGAATCAAATCAAACTATATGATTTTCTGCAAAATCCTGAAGATCTTGAGAGGCTTTACTGTGAAATTCATCTTCTCAAGACATTGAAACACAGAAACATAATGAAATTCTACACTTCTTGGGTTGATACTTCCAATAGGAATATCAACTTTGTCACTGAATTCTTTACTTCCGGTACTCTTAGACA GTATAGGTTAAAGCACAAGAAGGTTAACATAAGAGCAGTGAAGCATTGGTGTAGGCAGATCCTGCAAGGACTTTTATATCTTCATAGCCATGATCCACCTGTGATTCATAGAGATCTTAAATGTGATAATATTTTCATTAATGGTAATCAAGGGGAAGTTAAGATTGGGGATCTTGGTTTGGCTGCGATTCTCCGGAAATCACATGCTGCTCATTGTGTAG GAACGCCCGAGTTCATGGCGCCAGAAGTATATGAAGAGGAGTATAATGAATTAGTTGACATATATTCCTTTGGTATGTGCGTGTTAGAAATGGTCACATTTGAATATCCGTATAGCGAATGCAGCCATCCGGCACAAATCTACAAGAAAGTTTCTTCT GGGAAAAAACCAGACGCTTTGTATAAAGTGAAAGATCCTGAAACGCGAGAGTTTGTTGAGAAATGTCTTGCAACTGTATCTCTAAGGCTCTCTGCGAGGGAGCTTCTTGACGACCCTTTTCTTCGAATTGATGATTACGAATATAATTTGGGATCGGTAGATGTTGAAGAGTTTGTTGACTTGGGTCCTCTTGTTAGTCAGTCATTCTTTTCACTCGATCGTAGCTATAGTAACATAAGTACCGAATACTCAAATGGTTTCGGGTATGAAGCAGATTGTTATTCTCATCCGGCTGAGATTGAACACGGAATTGAACTTTTCGAGTGCCAAGACGATGAAACCTCCAAAGATGTTGACATAAGCATCAAAGGCAAGAGGAAAGACGACGGTGGCATCTTTTTGAGACTAAGAATCGCAGACAAAGAAG GTCGTATCCGAAAcatttatttcccatttgacaTAGAATTGGATACAGCATTAAGTGTAGCAACCGAAATGGTTGCAGAACTTGACATTACCGATCAAGATGTTACCAGAATAGCCGGTATGATAGACGGAGAAATCGCGTCGTTGGTACCAAAATGGAGGCGAGGACCGGGAGTCGAGGAAGCCGCCAACTATGAAAACCAAATTTTCTGCGAAAATTGTGTTTCTAATCATACTACAGTTACGGATTTTCTTTCCCGTAATCAAAGTGGAAAAAACTTGCAGCTTCTTCAATGCTGCATGCATGGATGTGCTTCAATGCACGGCCgttttgaagagattacattccAATCCGAGGAGTACGACAACCACGTCAGCGAGGAAGCGCCTAACATATCAAGCGAATCTGACTTTTTACAGTATCAAGAATCGTGGAGTCATCATCAAGAAAGCCGCGAACTGAGTCCAGTAGAGTCTACTCAAAGCCCTTCAGACGAACATTACGAACTAGGAAACCATTCTACCATCGGTTCACTACATTGCGGAGTCGAGAATGATTATGAGAAAGAGATACAACACGAGTTGAGATGGCTGAAAGCAAAATATCAAATGGAGTTAAGGGAGCTTAGGGATAAACAAATAGGACTAGAACCAAAATCGCCGCATACGAGCAGCAACATAAAGCACGAAACAACATCAGAAACAGTAAACGGATTCGATAATTACCGGGATTACGATTCTCGAGAGCACAAGAGCCAACCCGATTTGGAGACCCGAAGGGCTCAAAATTGCGGCGCGGTGTATTGCGACGAAGAAAATATGGCTACTGCAAAGAGTTTCTACAGAAGGCTGTTGCTTCAAGAGACTCTACACAGAAGTGTTTCACTTCCTGTTGATGCTGTGGATGTATAA